A window of the Vespula vulgaris chromosome 6, iyVesVulg1.1, whole genome shotgun sequence genome harbors these coding sequences:
- the LOC127064793 gene encoding uncharacterized protein LOC127064793, which translates to MTSSLSAVLEEDRERERERERVSERVKRQRGSKWEHDRVVKRSERVEEGERTGWWEEEEGRNGEGHRFYMNEPVSLFVSLKRRFNVVVQCLPCKSSFVVVVVVVVHGARPPTSTIRVASPWKPWG; encoded by the exons ATGACGTCATCACTCAGTGCAGTGttagaggaagatagagagagagagagagagagagagagagtgagtgagagagtaaagagacagagagggtcGAAGTGGGAACACGATAGGGTAGTGAAGAGGAGCGAGAGGGTTGAAGAGGGTGAGAGAACAGGCTGgtgggaagaggaagaagggaggaaCGGAGAGGGACACAGATTTTA CATGAATGAACCTGTTTCTCTATTTGTAAGTCTGAAG agaagattcaaCGTCGTCGTACAATGTCTTCCATGCAAGTCGTCgttcgtagtcgtcgtcgttgtcgtcgtccaTGGTGCTCGGCCTCCGACGTCGACGATAAGGGTTGCTTCTCCGTGGAAACCCTGGGGGTGA